Proteins co-encoded in one Bacillus spongiae genomic window:
- a CDS encoding DUF2975 domain-containing protein: MRLEPTTTFLKTAICLIGLVILALFLFWLPWLANLSVEMYPEYSYLQYPVLIGMYTTSIPFFFALYQAFQILSYITKNNAFSNLSVKALKHIKYCAIAISIIYVIGSLFLLSQSALHPGIALMGLTIIFASAVIAVFAAVLQKLLKNAIEIKLENELTV, from the coding sequence ATGAGACTTGAACCAACAACAACATTTTTAAAAACAGCGATTTGCCTAATCGGTTTGGTCATACTTGCTCTGTTTCTTTTTTGGTTACCTTGGTTAGCTAATCTGTCAGTAGAAATGTATCCAGAATATTCTTATTTGCAATACCCAGTCTTAATCGGCATGTATACTACTTCGATTCCGTTTTTCTTTGCATTGTATCAAGCTTTTCAAATTTTAAGCTACATTACGAAAAATAATGCTTTCTCAAACCTGTCAGTAAAAGCATTAAAGCATATAAAATACTGTGCTATTGCCATTAGTATAATATATGTAATAGGAAGTCTGTTTCTGTTATCACAAAGTGCATTACACCCTGGAATAGCCCTCATGGGATTGACCATCATTTTTGCTTCCGCTGTTATTGCTGTGTTTGCTGCGGTTCTACAAAAATTATTAAAAAATGCCATCGAAATAAAATTAGAAAATGAGTTAACGGTTTGA
- a CDS encoding helix-turn-helix transcriptional regulator — MAIIINIDVMLAKRKMSVTELSERVGITMANLSILKNGKAKAVRFSTLEAICKALDCQPGDILEYQNETEK, encoded by the coding sequence TTGGCAATTATCATTAATATTGATGTAATGTTAGCTAAAAGAAAAATGAGTGTTACTGAACTATCTGAAAGAGTTGGAATTACAATGGCTAACCTTTCTATTTTGAAGAATGGGAAGGCTAAGGCAGTGCGCTTTTCAACTTTAGAAGCTATTTGTAAAGCCCTAGACTGTCAGCCTGGGGATATACTTGAATATCAAAACGAAACGGAAAAGTAA
- a CDS encoding NAD(P)-dependent alcohol dehydrogenase — protein MKTVVYEKYGSPDVLVLKDVNKPIPKDNEILIRIYATSVNYGDILTRNFKGISPRKFNMPLLFWLFAKIFFGFRKPKITTLGSEFTGQIELVGKDVKTFKQGDQVFGYLGQQMGAYAEYICITGKEKLATKPTNMTYEEAAVVPYGAMTALNLLRRIDVRSGQKVLINGASGGIGSAAVQLAKYFGAEVTGVCSTRRVEMVKSLGADKVIDYTKDDFTQSGETYDLIFDILGKSSFIECKDSLKQNGQYLLASFKVKQLFQMLWTSMFSRKKVICALSNEKTEDLIFLKELIEKRKIKSVIDKSFPLEQTVDAHKYVESGQKKGSVVITI, from the coding sequence ATAAAAACGGTAGTATATGAAAAATACGGTTCACCGGATGTTTTGGTTCTAAAAGATGTGAATAAACCTATTCCAAAGGACAACGAAATCTTAATTCGAATCTATGCAACATCTGTAAATTACGGAGATATATTAACGCGAAATTTCAAGGGAATCTCCCCTCGTAAATTTAATATGCCATTGCTCTTCTGGCTCTTCGCAAAAATATTTTTTGGATTTAGGAAGCCAAAGATAACTACTCTTGGAAGTGAGTTTACTGGACAGATTGAATTAGTAGGAAAAGATGTCAAAACATTTAAGCAAGGAGACCAGGTTTTTGGGTATCTCGGTCAACAGATGGGTGCTTATGCAGAGTATATTTGTATAACAGGAAAAGAGAAGCTAGCAACAAAACCAACAAACATGACTTATGAGGAAGCTGCTGTCGTCCCTTATGGTGCCATGACGGCGTTGAATTTACTTAGAAGAATAGATGTTCGTAGTGGACAAAAAGTTCTTATCAATGGTGCATCAGGGGGAATAGGATCAGCTGCAGTACAGCTTGCAAAGTACTTTGGGGCAGAAGTTACGGGAGTATGTAGTACTCGGAGAGTAGAAATGGTGAAATCTCTAGGTGCTGATAAGGTCATCGATTACACTAAAGATGATTTTACTCAAAGTGGCGAAACTTACGATCTTATTTTTGACATATTAGGCAAGAGTTCGTTTATTGAGTGTAAAGATTCACTAAAACAAAATGGACAATATCTTTTAGCCAGCTTTAAGGTAAAGCAGCTTTTTCAAATGCTGTGGACTTCAATGTTCAGCCGTAAGAAAGTAATCTGTGCGTTGTCAAATGAAAAGACAGAGGATTTAATTTTTCTAAAGGAGCTTATTGAAAAGCGAAAGATAAAATCCGTCATAGATAAATCCTTTCCTTTAGAACAAACTGTCGATGCTCATAAGTATGTTGAGTCAGGACAAAAAAAGGGAAGTGTTGTGATAACGATTTAA